TGATGAGCAATGAAATGGAACATGATATGAGTTAGTCTCCTCATTATCGTGTATTGTAAcgttacttgtaccaaaataaacTGTATTGTAATGTTATCTCGCACTCCTAATTATTTATTTTCTAAAATTTTATAAATATCGATCATCATGTGAACAAGACACTGCTATAGCGGTCATGAGCTTGTGGTTATTTTTTTCTTTATTGACTACCATTAACTACTTCTGCTGATTGGTTGGTAATTTCTGATGGCATATTTATTTTAGATTTTCAACGTAACTGAAAACTTTTGCTTCAAACTGTAGATAACGAGTGGTAAGAAGGTTTGTCATCAGATGAAGCAAGCAAGAAGATTGTGTACTGCCATACTGACTTGAGTGACTTCCTTAAACAATGGTGTAATGTTTGTGTTCTTCCATAAAGTGATAAAGTACTAGAAGAGTATCCAATCAATATATACTTTGTGTTTACCTATTATTTTGTGTAGCTTCAAATATATGCATATTAATTCAAGTTAGGACAACAAGTGATGAATACAAGTCCATTGCCATTGCAGCATGTAATTACGTAACAATTATATCATAAAACTATTTGTGTTTCCGTTGAAAAATCAATACAAATGACTCTTTTTCAACTTTACAAAGTCTTAATTACGCAACTTTCAAATGTAAGGTCGTTTTGTAGGCATGGTAATAATATCAACAGTAGCAGAGTACAATTTTTGTTTCGTACTCCGTATAATTTTTGTGTTGGAGATTGATTCTTTAATTTTCAATCTCTAGAGACCCTTGTTAGCTTCATTCAATAACATAACAATAAATTTAATACAGTATTTACTATATAATGTGCATGGGTAAAATATAATACTATATATACACAAACTTTATaattttcaatttaattttttgaaaatattcttttatttatgcccgtgcattgcacgggtccTAAACTAGTTTGTCATGTAAGATcaccctccaccaccaccaatcaaTGGACAATCATGGATTCATGGCCTTCAGCCCTTTTAATGTAGGGTTACTGGATGCACATTCCTGGGTTACTCTGACTCTCCAACACCATGTTGACAAAGTGTCAGTGTGGATACGGCTCTATTGCACGAAGTTTTCTATTGTGTGATCTAAAGAAGTGTCGATGTTCGTGTTGTATGGCACACGCGACATGGCAGCTAACTGAAGCGACGGAGTAACATATGCACATTCTACCCACTAGGCCCAAGTAATGCGCTATTTTAAAGCCTAATCCATGGTATGATATGAATTATATATTTGAATCTTCTAGTCTAGTGATACTTTCTTGAGACTATTAAAAAATTTGCAGTTCCTTTGGCGAGAAAACAGCCGAACAAAAGGATTTAAGTCGAATAAGGAAGTACAGAAacagaagaggaagaggaagagaaaCTTCGAGAATATTACAAATGAAGAAGGCAAAACCAACCTCCATATATAAAACGACATCAACAATGTGCTCCAGAACACGAGGTCCTGCAATGTCTCCATTTTTGTTTACATGTCCAATCTGTCACAGAGAAAAAATAATATTGTAATTTGTAAGACAAAGCTAGACTGAGGACTTGCAATATGTATAAAGCCGTCTTGAGCATGTATATTACAGCTTTCATACTCGGTCAATCAGTACAAGTGTACCACCAAAAGCGGTGGTATCAGAATGGGTTAAAAATTGATTGTATTGGCTagctatgttactccgactctcCTAACTCCCTCGCGTACCCGTGTCCGACACTCGACACTCGGACATGGGTATGACACTTGGACACCTCATTTTGAaccaaaatatgcatatttttcataaaaatagCCGAGTCCGACACTAGGACACGTACCCGGGTCGGATACTTCTAAATAGGTCTGAGTTTactttttttagggtttgtaacTGAAAGATAGGAAAGGTATGGGTAGTGCGAGAAAACAAGATTGGATGATCATTTACAATAAAAATTAATGGGTGCAAAATATGAAAATGTGAGCCAAGTAATAAAGACATGAGTGACGAAGATGAAGATTAATGGTGAGAAAGATGAAGTTGACGGGAAGCGGTGTTACCCCGACTCTCCGACACCCGTGTCTGACACGTGTCGAGTGTCGGATACAGCCATTTTGTGAGAATTTTTCAGTTTTTGGGTCTAAAATGAAGCGTCGAAGTGTTGTGTCGGTGTCGGACAGATAGGTGTCGGACACGGGACACGGCAGCTAaatgaagtgtcggagtaacatagacgGGAAGTTAAAGCTAACAGAAAACTTAGCCGAAATTACAATGCAATACCACCACATGTTTTTGgtggtttgattttattttcccCTCTAAATAGTAAAATTTTTCATTTGACACTctattttctcaaaaaaattctCGTGCAATACATCGGAGTACATTGTGTTTTTTTTCCTTCTATTTGTTCAAAAGAAAATTCAACACGATACCATAGGCGTGGAGGCGGGGATTGGCAGGTGGGAGCAGCGGTAGAGAAGGCAAGACATGGTGGGTGGTAATGGATCGGGTGGCGGCGGGAGAgataagaagggaaagaaaaaagaTCTCTGAAACTATTTGAGAGGAAGAAAAATGAGGGGTAATTTGGTAAAAAGCGTGGAAGAAAAATGAGGGGTAATTTGGTAAAAAGCGTAGAGCGTTGAGTAATATGTGTACGCAATATCCTTACAAAAATGAGTCAGAAAAACCATGTGACACTATCAAACCCGTTTCTTACCAAAAAAACAGGAATATTTGTCTTCTTTGCAAAACGAAGCAATGCTGAAGTACATTCCTTCACCTGCAACAAAATATACATAAGACGAAATCATCTTCAAGTGTTATAATCAAAATATCAATGATTATTACTCCATTTGTcctagtcaattgttgtcctttgccTTTTACATGTTTGCTAATGCTCATTTCATTTCGTAAATATCTTTACTTACATAAGTgtgaaaattataaaattttgaTAATCTTAACGTACTCAttaagacgaatcaaacaagatccctcATGACTATATTTGGTGTTGTGCATTGGAAATTATTTAAAGGATTCTCTTCCTTTATGAATAGTGTCCAAAAggcaaaggacaacaattgaccgggacatcGAGAGTGTGATTTTTTTATAAGATTATTGGTAATAACTAATATAGATCCCGCGCGAATGCATAGTTTTTTAGATAAAGATGTTAGAGAATTAAACAATTATATCACTGGTATAACTCCATTTGAAATTTAACCATTAAATTTACTATTAGTAATGTTTTGTATTAAAAAGTAGAAAAGAGACACTTTTACTCCTAATAAGATTGTCGATTTTACGAAACTGTATTTTTAAAAACTATTGTTGTTATATTATTATATCCACTAAAGGAGTAATATAAACGTGAAGTGATGACATTGGTAATACAATCAGGTAAGATATAGTACTTTATAATAAATATACTTATGTACTCCGTATAtgttaaataaaaaaattaaccaaaatttaAATGTTCACATATTAGGGAGCAGGGATAGATATTAAGTTAAAGTGAAAGATAAAAACATATAATTACTAAGTTTTTTCATTTTAGAAGTAAAAATGTCTATAAATACTACTAACTTGTAGTATAAGTTTGTATCAAAAGACAGAATAATAAAATTATTTAGGAAGTGTGTGCTAAAAAAATGTTCGTGATGATCGTGTttagtttttaaaataataacaattaaaTATTTCTATCCCATCATACGTATAATTAGTGCAATTTTATTGATGTAACAAAATCAGATTATCTTATTAATATGTCTATGCAAATTGAAAAAATATTATACCATGTTTAAATGGAATAGAGTTATTTATTGTTTAAAATAATGTCAGATAGTATGATATAGTGAAATCTAATTATAGacaaattcatttaggcggggaAAATTTAgtaatctcttattcttttagtataggGGGGATGATACTAATAGAAAACTTGTACTTTGAGGTAAAGCACACTAAAATCTAGCAGATAAAGAATCAGAAATGTAATTTTTAATCATCTGAGCATACTTTGATTCTTCGGATATATTTATGTAATTATGTCCATAAATCCCAGAAGAAATACCTGAAAAGAGGGAAAGTAAGATGGTATTTGGATTAGTGTTCCAATTAATCATACATTCATACCTGCGCCATCCCGCCAGGGCTTCCAGTCACCGGCTTTAGATACATAGTTTGAATGGAATCAACAACGACAGCACGTGGGGAAAGCACTTGCACCTTTTCTAAAATATCCTGCAGGAAAAGGTATAACACCTTAGACTTTGCAGTTGTAGAACAGCGGATTTAGGATTTAATGAAACCAGATTTCCAGCCATTCGAAATATCAATATAGCCATCAATAGAACACCTGATGAGAAAATAGCAAGTGTAAGATAAAACAAAAGGTGAAGTTTTTGTTTGCTTCTAAGCATGCAATGAGTCTCGACAATTATACGACATGGCTATATTGGGGGGAAAATAAACTGATAAACTTGTAGCAAATTGTTGAAAGAACTTGATAAAAACGTATCAGAAAGAACAAAAAGAGATGCCTTAATGCAGCAAACTTAAACCCCATCCAATAGAGTGATAAATTGTTCTAAGTTCTAACCAACTGCTTCCGTAAAGGAAGTCCCAAGGCAACAATTGAGGAATAAGCAAGAAGCAACTAAATACAGACACAATTAGCTCTAACCAACCTCAATATCAGTGCTTGAATAAAGGAAAAGCTCTTCTGTATCGATGCTCAGCCGATCTGCTCTATTTCCAATTTGCTCAACACTCTAGAGAAGAAAATATAATTAGCATATTGTCAGGTTCAAATAGTCAAAACAGAGAAGGTTTCAACATGTCATTAACAATTCCCAACTAAACAAAATCAAAGTCAGATGTGCCATCAAAGGTTGGAATCCATAAATTGAAAGGTaatctaatactccctcccatccaaaccaaaggtaacacttaccgtATTCGGACCATCCAAACCAAACTACCCATTCCTTTTTTGGTAAAAAAAACATTACTAAAAACTCCTCATACACCCTTATTATTTACATAAAATGTCATCATGTTTGTGGCCCTCTTTTAATCAAGCTACAAGTGGCCCTATTTTAATTCCAATACTACCCTTACCTTTTCTCTATTTTCTTAAAACTTGTTCCCTcccatgttacctttggtttggatgggagggagtagatCGTATTGTAAAGATATTTTCAATAGCCAAACCCCTTCATGACTACTGAAAAGCATCAAAGTAAAACTTCCATAGAAACAAATTAGAGCTGCAACAACGCCGCACGACCAGTTCTAAGGTCTTGAAGATTACCGCGACTTCATATTAAGGCAATATATCAGCCGCATTTTTAAGCGACACGATTGAAATGAAGGTGTGGCGTCCGAACCTAAGATCAAGATTGAAACCGAAGTTCAATGCCATGAAATATCCCTTACTCATTTTGAACCAAACATTCACTCTCTTTTAGTCAAGTCCATTACCAATACTATGCAAGCTGAAATGTTCTACCCACCTTGTCTTGTACTCTTCGCTTGCTTTAAAGTATATCATTAGGCCTTTCCCGGGATGGGAGATATTCTTGCCCCCAGCATAATAGGTGCTCTCTCTCCTTTAAAATTTAGCAGCACTAAAACAGTAGAATAATGAAAGGTGGTGTTGCTTCTAGTGCACTAACCTCTTCACCAGATATGTAGAGAACAGGCGCTGCTCCTCCAACATCACTGCTCACTGCTACAAGTGCAGCCATCTTCATTTTGAACATAACTTAGTGAAACATACAATATTGCAGCACTCTAGCGCAATCTCCCGAGATAAACTATTTAAGCAGGTTTAATAAAAGGGATCACACCTGTAATGCCAATGTACTTTTGCCCACACCAGGATCACCaccaaccaaaatcaatgaaccTATAAAAAATCGCAAGAAATTTTGTTAAAAGAGTTACATTCGAAGCAAGCTCATCTTGGGGAACTGCAATAATGTAAAGCTTGTTAGAAGCTAGAGAATCAGAAGGCAAAGCAATGTACTCCCTACTtaccagtcatttgtttacctttgaattTGGCACAAAGACAAAGGAGGGAGGAGCGGACCATTTGTACTTATGCTCATTGGATGACAAGTGGATTAAGATGTATGTGGGTGATCAAATTACCCATAACAAGCATTtcaaaatagaaaggtaaacaaattatCAAGACACTCTATAAATGAAAAAAGagaaacaaatgatcgggacggagggagtaattttcAAGAGAGAATCTTGTACGACAAATCAAGAGCTTTCTCCCAAAGGAAAACAGGGGACACAACCTTCCATAAAAAAAGGAGCCAACCATGAGATAATGTTTTAGTCAATTGTCTAATGGGGATGTCACCAACTGCGCTATCCCTTGAAGCCTCGCGCTGATACATTAACATGCAAGTAGAATGAACATGTTTATGTCAATTCTCTATTTGTACACATAGTTTGTAACGAGTAATGAAAGAGATGAACGGGGGAAGAAAATTTGGTAAAACCCAACATACATGCACACGTGAGAGAGACAGAACATGAAGGTATAACTTCATTGACTAAGCCTCAACAATAAGTGTAGGCTTTTGGTTGAGATAATAATTTCCAAATAAAGTATCAACCACGCTATCTCAGTCATTTACCAGGTTTCCACATTCAAACTATTGTTAAAGGCGCCAAAGACATGTAAGCCAACgtaaataaacaaaaaaatacAGAGCCAGAATTcgtcaaaaacacataaaaggcaACATAACACAATTAGACACTCAATCTGTACCTggcacaacaccgccaccaagcACCCTATTAACTTCCAATCCGAGCAAGCCAGACCTGAAATCAGCCAAATCATACCTCAATTTTCAGCATTTTGCAAAATATTCACTCTTACAAATAACATAACATCATTAAATATAACTGTTAAGTCTAGGCTGCTAGAATTGCACCACTGATCAACATAAAACCCGAACACTAAATCCGATATAATTGAACTCCCGGCCTAGCTACACCTAATGAAAGCAATCAAATTGAACATAACCATAGCCAAAACATACAACTTACAATCGAATGCGCCATTCCATATGATTAATCCCTCGATTCACATCCACCAACCTAACCGGCTCATTTTGCCCAACCATttgctcaggcaaccaagacgaCTTCATCATTTTCCCAGAAATCTCGTTTTCCGACACCGAAAACTGCTTCAAAGTCCCAATTTTATTACATGATCTACAGGTTCCCCACCACTGAGCTGTGCTATGTCCACAATCAGCACATACCCAATGAATCTTACTCTTCCCTTTCTTCCCTCCCGCTACAAAATCCCTCGAAACGACACTCTTCGCCACATTCGGCGACAAGTTCACTCGAATCCTCGACTCCTCTTCCCCACCACTACCTACACCCTTAATTGAATTTGTTGGGGTACTCTGAGGAGAACTGAAGGTTGACCAGCCCCTAACGCTCGGTTCAGAAGTTGGTTCTTCGGATGCGCCATTGACGTCGATGAGAGGCGATTCGGGAAATGATTTGGGGGTAATTGAATGAATTGGGCGAAAATGGcgagaggaattagggttttgatcGTGTTGATTGTAGATGATTAAAGAGTTTACTGAAGGGGGAAGAAGTTTGAATTTGGATGAATTAAGAAGGGAAGTTTGTGAA
The Silene latifolia isolate original U9 population chromosome 11, ASM4854445v1, whole genome shotgun sequence genome window above contains:
- the LOC141610955 gene encoding uncharacterized protein LOC141610955, with translation MQVSEMAAIHLLRSQTSLLNSSKFKLLPPSVNSLIIYNQHDQNPNSSRHFRPIHSITPKSFPESPLIDVNGASEEPTSEPSVRGWSTFSSPQSTPTNSIKGVGSGGEEESRIRVNLSPNVAKSVVSRDFVAGGKKGKSKIHWVCADCGHSTAQWWGTCRSCNKIGTLKQFSVSENEISGKMMKSSWLPEQMVGQNEPVRLVDVNRGINHMEWRIRLSGLLGLEVNRVLGGGVVPGSLILVGGDPGVGKSTLALQMAALVAVSSDVGGAAPVLYISGEESVEQIGNRADRLSIDTEELFLYSSTDIEDILEKVQVLSPRAVVVDSIQTMYLKPVTGSPGGMAQVKECTSALLRFAKKTNIPVFLIGHVNKNGDIAGPRVLEHIVDVVLYMEGDKHSSHRLLRSVKNRFGSTDELGVFAMSVSGLEAVANPSEMFLSEEYSDSEHLAGLAIAVIIDGSRSFLVEVQALCVSGPGSTRHINGVQLSRADMILSVLKKQAGLKIDDHSIFLNVISGVTLAETSGDLAVAAAICSSFLEFPLPNHVAFIGEIGLGGELRMVSRIEKRVTTLVKLGYKKCVVPASAGKALEAISSEIQIVGCTNLKQVIDKVFRRLD